The sequence below is a genomic window from Anaerocolumna chitinilytica.
ATAACTTTTCTCTCCGATAGAAAGAGTAATGGCACAGTCCGGAAACTTTTCCTTTATACTCTGACAGATTTTTACGATGTCATCATCGGAGAAGCGTAAGTCTTCGCCTCCTTGCAATACATAGGTGCGAAAACCTAAACGGTATCCTTCCTCACAACAAGACATAATATCTTCTAAGGACAGGCGGTATCTTTCTGCATTTAGATTACTTTTTCTGATTCCGCAATAATAACAGTCATTCTTACAGTAATTTGTAAACTCAATCAATCCTCTTGTAAATACCTTATTACCATAAAACTGCTGTTTTACCTCAAAGGCTTGTTCTTTCAGATAAAGAGCATCTTCCTCTGTCATTTCCTTTATTAGTATTGCAAATTCCTCCGGTGATAAGTTCCTATTCCTTTTTAAGCTATCAATTAATTCCTTCATCTTAATCCTCCAGCGCATCGAGGTGCACTTATTATATTTAAAAATCATTTTCTAGGGGATTCAAATACTCTAATAAAAAATCCTTATGTCAAAGGATCCTAAGGTATCCCCTGGCATAAGGATTCATAATTTGCAGCTATCACCGCATATAACGACAGTATTGCCGAAAATGCCGGTTCTAGAGACTATCATGATGCTTCTGCCTTCTCAATCGGGGCGGACCCTTTTAATCAGTACATACTTATCTTTTTGTATCTTTCTTTATTATACTACCACTTTGTTAAATAGTAAACAATTTTTATCAATAAAGTGGATTATACTAGAATGAAATTTGTGGGAACGGACGATGAGGAGGGGGAGTGTCTTGGTGCTTTGTTATTCGTGAACCCTTATTCCACTAAAACCGCAAAAAACGTAGCTGACAGTCACACTAGTGCCAAACTCGCTGTACATCTTTGGCTGTGTAAGCTTTCAGTGCTCAAACAGTGGCACTGGTGTTCTTAGCTACGTTTCCTGCGGCTTAAGTGTCATAAGGAACCTCTCAAGACAAAGCACCAAGACACTCCCCCTCCTCATCTGGCTGTTGTATTTTCTTTCCTCTTTTACCTTTTATCATTATAAGGTTCTTTCCTATATGTTAGGGTATGTGAAAGCATGTTCTACCACTTAATATTGAGCCCTCTTGATATAGAGTTATAAATAAAAAAGTATGCTGCAGTACTTCACTCTGTACTGCAGCATACTTTTATTTTATAACTCCCCACTCAATTTATTAAACCATTTTTTTGATTTCGTCAGCCACGAATTGTACTTGTGTTCCAACGATAACCTGTACGCTGGTCTTGCTGGGTCTTATTACTCCTGCAATTCCTGCGGATTTGATTTTCTTTTCATCAACAGCTGTATAATCTTTGATTTCTACACGAAGTCTTGTAATACAATTATCGATATTCGTAATATTCTTCTTTCCGCCAAGGCCTTCCAGAATAATAGCAGCTACTTCTGTAAAATTATTGTTGGCTAAAGAAACTTTCATTTCTGCTTCAGTATCATCATCTTCCCTGCCAGGTGTTTTTAAGTTAAACTTTGTGATGATGAAACGGAATAATACATAATAAATCACGAAGAAGGCAAGACCAATAGGAATTAACAACCAGGGATTCTGAGCCATAGGTGCATTGAAGCTTAGTATGTAGTCAAATAGACCCGCACTAAAGTTAAATCCTATTCTTAAAGGTAATAATGCTACTATTGCACAGGAAATACCTGTTAAAACTGCATGAACTAAGTATAAGCCAGGAGCTAAGAACATGAATGAGAATTCAAGGGGTTCTGTAACACCGGTTAAGAAGGCACAAAGAGCTGCTGCACCAAGTAAAGAAGCTGCTATCTTTTTCTTCGTTGTCTTTGCTGTATGATACATAGCAAGGGCAGCACCTGGTAAACCAAACATCATTACAGGGAAGAATCCTGCCATATACATACCGGTAGTTCCGTATGTTCCCTTACCGCTCCAGAAATTAGCTAAATCGTTAATATTAGCAAGGTTAAACCAGAATACATTGTTTAATGCATGATGTAGACCTGTAGGGATTAATAATCTGTTAAAGAAACCATATAAACCTGCACCTACTGCTCCGGTACCAACGATAGCTTTACCAAAGGCAACAAGAGCACCATATAAGAATGGCCAAATAAAGAATAATGCGATACTGGCTACGATTGTAATACCTGCACTTATAATTGCCACACATCTCTTGCCGCTAAAGAATGCAAGATATTCCGGCAGTTTTGTGTTCTTAAACTTGTTATAACTGTAAGCACCGATAAGACCGGCAAGTATACCGACTAAAACATTTTCAATACTTCCGAATGCAGCATTCGCATCGGCTCCGGTATACATAGCAACTGCGGCACTGGATAAAAGTGTTGTAAAGAGTAACCAGGAAACAAGACCGGAAAGAGCTGCTGTTCCATCATTATCATCGGACATACCAATTGAAACACCAATTGCAAATAACAGTGCAAGGTGATCCAGGATTGCACCGCCTCCCTTAATTAAAAACGCTGCTATAATGTTATTAGCACCCCAACCATTGTGGTCAATCATATAACCGATTCCTAGCAGAATACCAGCTACCGGTAAACATGCTACTGGAAGCATTAATGACTTACCAAGTCTTTGAAAAAACTTCATCATAAAAA
It includes:
- the nagE gene encoding N-acetylglucosamine-specific PTS transporter subunit IIBC, which gives rise to MMKFFQRLGKSLMLPVACLPVAGILLGIGYMIDHNGWGANNIIAAFLIKGGGAILDHLALLFAIGVSIGMSDDNDGTAALSGLVSWLLFTTLLSSAAVAMYTGADANAAFGSIENVLVGILAGLIGAYSYNKFKNTKLPEYLAFFSGKRCVAIISAGITIVASIALFFIWPFLYGALVAFGKAIVGTGAVGAGLYGFFNRLLIPTGLHHALNNVFWFNLANINDLANFWSGKGTYGTTGMYMAGFFPVMMFGLPGAALAMYHTAKTTKKKIAASLLGAAALCAFLTGVTEPLEFSFMFLAPGLYLVHAVLTGISCAIVALLPLRIGFNFSAGLFDYILSFNAPMAQNPWLLIPIGLAFFVIYYVLFRFIITKFNLKTPGREDDDTEAEMKVSLANNNFTEVAAIILEGLGGKKNITNIDNCITRLRVEIKDYTAVDEKKIKSAGIAGVIRPSKTSVQVIVGTQVQFVADEIKKMV